The following DNA comes from Aythya fuligula isolate bAytFul2 chromosome 14, bAytFul2.pri, whole genome shotgun sequence.
TGGCGAGAAGGGTGGAATTGGCTCCATCGGACCACGGGTATGGAagttcaggatttttttttctgtttcatgttgTGTATTTGCCTCAACCCAAGCTCTCCCCCACCTCCTCTTTCTATTTGGCATGTTGAATAATGTAAGGATCAGTTCTGTGTCAGAAAATACAGATGGTgcatatttaaagaaatcattATGTAGATACCAAATACTGCCACTGAAGATGGCACTGGGAAATACAGTCAagtcccattttcttttcagcgCGACCATCCAGTGACTTTTTTGGAATATGGAAGCTGTGAATAGGGGTACTCAAATAATAATGTTGATTCACTTCTCAGTTATGTACATTTATAGGCTGTTGAGGCTCGGTTGGATGACAGTTACAGCTGTCAGTGTAGGAACTGATTAAGTTGGTGTCTGTAAGGTGATAATCCCCCAGGCACCTGGGTGTGGGGTCCTTGCTGTCATGCTGCCTGCTTCTCAGGTGCTGCAAAAACTAAACTTCATCCCTCGTTGCAGGGTCCCCCTGGCCTGAAGGGGGAACAGGGTGACACCGTCGTGATCGACTATGATGGCCGGATCCTGGATGCACTCAAGGTGAGCAGCGCAGTGGGGCGTGCCAATTCCTGCAGGgtaatgggaagggaaggggctgtCCCTGTGCTACTTCTCCTTCCTGATGCCTCGACACAGAACCAGCTAGGAGGGAAGAGTTTATTCCACCCTGAGTGTGGTTTTCACTGCAGATCACCTCAATTTGGCTTTCTCTGAAGGCAATGGGAGGATGGGGAGTGGTGCCCAGGCACTAACCTGcccctgcacccatgggcaAACAGCACCAAGCCTCGTGCTGCCACTCGCATTAggatgaaagaaagcaaatagaataaatatttaattacaaacACATTTGAGAACCATTCTAATTGTTTTATAACAGGCTGCAGGGATACACAAAGTGATGGTAATTACCATTTGCCAGATGTCTGCATGGGTTGCTCTGACAGGAGCATGGCATGGAGCTCTGTGAGTGGAGGTTGGGGATGGAAATCCTTGGAGAGGCTCCCCCAAATGTCTGCAGATCCCATCTGCTTGGAGATCTCGTGTGCTGCATGTGGACATTGCTGGGGACATGCCACAGAGTGCTGCTAACTTGGTTGTTGCAGTTTTCCTGCGTGCTCCCTGTTTGCAGTGTTTGCACACTCACCGTACCCGGGTACAGAGCTTTGAAAAGCGATTGCTTAACATAACTTGCAGTGTGATCAAGTGTAATAGTGTTTGAATATACAGTCAAGGAAAAAAGGTGCTTGGGGGTGTGATACAGGGttgtttttcagctgagaaGCCGTGAGGTTGCTATTTGAGGTAACTTGAAGTCACAAAATACTTGTTCATCCCAATGCATTTTGTGCTCTCCAtacccagcagagcagaggaagaacaaCATGCTCGGGGGTGCAAGACTTTCCTGtgccttcctcctctccaaACGCACCTCTCTGGGCAGTTACCACAGTTTCCGAGTCGTGCTCATGccctttttgtttgctgtttcagGGTTCGCCGGGTCCCCCGGGTCCGCCAGGCCCGCCAGGCGCTCCAGGCCCTAAGGTGAGACCTCTGCCATGCAGGCTGCGCCTCCCAGCCTGCTCGTTAGCGGCTGTGGTGTAACGAGGCACACACTGCATGTGGGTCTCCAAAAACAGGGCAGGCGATGGTGGCTGTGGGATTTGGGACTGtgtgcagaaggaaatgttCCTCAGTGCTAACTCTGGCTGAAGAAGCAGGTTCCCACACTGCAGCCACGCTGGGCCTGCCTTACTCTGATCCTTGGCCTCCTCCAGAGGCAGGTGCCTGAGGAACGAATCCACCCCCAGCCCTACGCCCGAGGGGTGAAACCCCAGCCCCTCTGGGACGTGTCAGCGGGTGGGAGGCAGAAGGAAACGGGGCAGATGCCtgaggtggggctgggggtgccttAGGCCCTGCTGAGCCCCCCTCCTGCCTCATGGCTGCGTGACGGGCCTGTGCCCTGTCACCGTGTGGCAGCACTGCCACTGTCCTGGTTCAGAACTGATTGCCAATAACCTCTAATCAGTTATAGCTTCCTTAAAAGAAGGTTTGATCTGTGGAAAAGTGTCAGCAGTTGGGACGGGGCAGGATTTCGGTGCTGCTCAACCCAAGCCCAGGTCCTGCCGGGCTGGTGAAGGGTCACCAAACCCTGCCTGTGGCCCTTGCTGCGGCGCCTCAGCCTCGCAGTCCTCAACTGATAACCACAGCAGCTGATGCAAGTGACCAACTCATTTCCTTTCGAAACACTTTCCTGGGATCATTTCCTGATGTAATTTACTGTTGCTCTGCTTCCTTTGTGTTGCTTCAGGGGGAGCTGGGCCTGCCGGGTCCGCCTGGGCTAGACGGCGAAAAGGTAGGTGGGCACGGCTGGATCGGGCAAAACGTTGTGGGAGAGCACTGGGAGCTGAGTCGGGAGTTAACTGGGTGTTCATGGTGCTTGTCCATGTGGAAAGCCAACCTCAGCCTGCCCCAAGAGCAGGCGCTCTGCCCCACGGTGTCCTGCTGCACCTCCAGGAATTAAAtgcccccagccctgagcaCACAGATGCTGCTCATGTCCACGACTGCCAAGTGAAATGGGCTACTTCTGTAAGCTGTTCATGAGACACTGTTTCAAATTCCAGCATAAAACCTTCCAAACCCTAAACTGCTGCATTCCTCGCTTATGGCCAAGTGAAATTCTGCTGAGTCTGCAAAATCAGTATATGCAAGTTTTAATGTTAAAGCATGTTTTCCTGAGTTGGTGCtgtatgaaaaacagaagaaaggcagaaatgggttgtttatttttgctctgaagACCCATGTTTACAGTTTTCTCCAAATTAAGTTGTTTTCTGTATAATTCTAGGGTCCCAAAGGAGCTAAGGGTGACCAAGGCAGTGCAGGGATTGCAGGACAAAAAGGAGAGACGGGAGAAATGGGCTTATCGGGCCCACCGGTACGTCTGCCGCTTGCTGCTTTAATGCATTGATTTCTGTGAATGCTTGGTGTGGGCCTGGGTTCTGCTGAGCTGAGCAATGGCTTGTCCACACCACAGCGGAGCTGGAGGGTGCGAGAGCTCTGAGCTTTCCTAACGATGCTGATGGTGGCTGATTTCAGAGGGCACAGGGCAGTAGCACTGCTCCTCAGGGATGAACCAGAGCTTTGCCTGAGCAAGGGAGGGAGTTTGGGGGaagataaatgcttttttctcttcttgtttttgGAAGATGCAACACCGTCACTGCCAAATTCTTATCTTTTAGGGAGCAGATGGGCCAAAAGGAGACAAAGGAGACACTGGATCGCCGTGTTTGCAGAATAACCATGTAAGACACTGGCACCACAAAGCTTCTTCCATGACAAGGGCAGGCGAAGGTGGCAGGCAGGCAGTTCGTCAGCGTagtgcagaggagcagagaacaGCCGTTCTCCATGACAGCGTTGAGATGCCAATAAATGTGGCTTAGTTATTAGGCAAGATCAGGGAATTTTTTTGGCACCACAAAGTTGCTTTAGATTTTGCTTTGATGGTTGAGATACTGAATGCCATTGTTATGTTTTGCTCTCAAAGCATGCTGAGCTTTGTGCCGTTTTATAGGCCTGCTGCACTGTTCATTTTTCACGCCTTTTGCTTAAAAGTTGGTGGGTTTtgatcatatttttattaatgacatGAGAATGCtagttttcttctgtgctttttaatcaaaaagGCTGTTTCCTTGTCTGTGTGGAAAATAGCCTCTTTGTCCATTTTACAGCTAACAAATGCACCAAGTACCGTGGCTGACGCCTCTAATTTCAGAGGCCAGTCTGATTCTCGTGCTTATTAAGATCCGGTTATTCATAAATTCCACAGCCATCTCTTTGATTAGCAGATATCTGGATCACCTCTATTAAATAAGAGGGCAGGCTACAGCGATCCTGGGTCATGGgagcttttccttcccaagCCGCCTGCCTTCTCTCTGCGACTGTGTGCCCAGTCCCATTAACGTGCTGTTTAATTCCTCCGTGCAGATCATCCCGGAGCCAGGACCCCCCGGATTGCCCGGCCCCATGGTAGGACTCGGGGACACGGAGTGAGCGAtcgagcagagctgcagcttcctTACCCCACACAATTAGtgaaaggaggctgagggtgcTTTGCTCTATTTAACCACCTTGGGCTGCTCTTAATTTagggattaaaaaataaataaaaaatcagggaaTAGCTACAGCGTGGCTGCTATCTTTGGGGAGACAGAAGCACCTAATTTAGGAGAGCACTTCAGCCTCTAGCAAGGTTGTGCTTTGCAGCCATGcagctttctcatttttacTTATGTACCAGAGCTCTGATACCCTCCAGAGCTGATTCCTTGGGGTCTTGTTGCTGTGTGGTATTCAGCCCTTTTCAGTTCTTCCCACCAGTCTGACATAGGAGAACCAAACAAACTACCACCtgtcttgaaaaagaaatatttggccATTGTCAGCCCGTAGCTTTAGTGAGAAATGGTTTGGGAAGCGAACTTTGGGGGTTTGtgtttaaattctgcttttcaaacGCACCATTGTCTTTCCTGCAGGGTCCTCCAGGAATCCAGGGGCCTAAAGTAAGtcaataaattaaatgtcaCCCACTGTTTCCAGGCTGCCAGTGCATTATTTGCAGGATCACAAAAGACTGTCAGCTCTGGGGACTGATTTTTTTGTCGCTGTTTGTGACAACACATCCCTCGGTTGTGTCGTTGAGCAGTTggtgtttttgaaaacaagccatttttccttccaaatagGTTTATGATattaaatgctttcctttatGGAGTCCTGATGGCCTGCAGCACATTTAAGTCTGGGTTTCCAAACCCACAGGCTGAAACCCTTAGTTTCAACTGCTTCTCTTAGGGTTTGGTCAAGAGGAAACCATTAACAGCAGCGAGGGTGTGAGCTGATGGAGATGTCCTTGTCCTTGGCTGTCCTCATCTCAGCTGCATTTTGGGCTGGAGCTGCGGCTTTTTTATGCTTCCACTGGTCTGCCCTAGGGCACTATCCTGACCTTTAGCACCAACTTCTCCCCTGAAGGCATTTCTGAGGCCTGGTTGTTGCCTGGCTGATGCCGGTGTTTCATTTCTGCAGGGCTTGGATGGTGCCAAGGGAGAAAAGGGGGATAGCGGCGAGAAGGGGGAGCACGGCGACCCGGGACCGGCTGTGAGTTTCTTCCTATATCTGACTTCTGTCAGTACAAACCTACCTTACAGCAACTTTCCTAATGCTGggtttatttccctttttttttaagggccTCCCTGGTGCCCCAGGGCTCATTGGCTTACCCGGTACCAAAGGAGAGAAGGTAATCACTGCTGTGGGATGGGAGAGGTGGAATTGTGTTACAATCCTAAAATAGGGGCCTTAAAACCCCTGTCACAGTGggtcctgccagcacagcaagGCCAGGGGTTACGGGTGCCATCCTGAACCTGCTGTGTGCACCCAGTCCAGCGTGTctcctctttgtttttccaactGCAGGGAAAGCCGGGGGAGCCAGGACTTGATGTGAGTATGGAGACCATAATCGTGATACGCAGAAATGTGAACAACTCGCATGTAAAAACCATGAAATTGCTTGACATTGGTAAAAATATACAGTTAACGTGGTATGGGCTACTTCCCCTTTGTCCCTGGAACAATGTCAGTAGGAAAAGGCTTAATTCAGACCAGCTGCTGGGCGGCTGCTTCCACCACACAGCGGTAACCCCACCACCCCGTGGCACCTCCCTGCTGAACCTGAGGTGCTACGGGAGTTCTCCTTCCCCATCGAGAATATTTGTATGGgattcaggaaaacaaagatgtCTTGTGGATGAAGTATTATTAGGGTGTGTTAAAGCACTGGCTTTCCCAAGAAATCGATGAGATCCAAAGTCAGACAGAACAAATGTGTCGTATCCTTTGCCACTGGGAGGGCAGGTTGGTTGCAGGGGGTTGCTTCTGTTAACTGAGATGCTGGGATGTGCTCAAAGCGAACTTACAAACCTCTTCTTTTCCCACCTAAAAATTGTTGTAATAGGGTTTCCCAGGACtcagaggagagaaaggagagaagagtgAAAGAGGGGAGAAGGTGAGTGCGTTATGGCTGTAAGGATGCTCGTGGGGTGAGCTGGCTAGGGGCAGGACTGGCTGCTCCGCTCAGGGGGCCGtggtggcagctcctgcagccctggggtcCCCTCCAGCCCGACAGCACTTCTTGGTTTATTGCTGTAGGGCCTTTTCTGTGGCAGAAATATTTGTCTGCAAGCCTGtccccccctgcagcctgcaaagactggaggagctggagctgcctggTTGTGAAGAATCGCTAGTTTTGGTTTATAGACCTTGAAATTGGATCTAACTTAGAGGTTTTGTAATAAGGATCCTTAACTAAAAGGGTGCCcggctggtggcagcagctgggagctggtgcTCCAGCCgtgctggcaggggctgccccaaaGCCCTGGCTGCCAGCTACCAACCTGGTTTCTAGCGGAAACCGGTCATTTAGTCCGTTTGTTATAAAAttatctattaaaatatttctacccAGCTTCAGTTGAAGATTTTCACTCATTTAATTGCTCAATTGAGGTTGCACCAGTGCAGACATCCCTACTCTGCGTGAGACTtggggctcagcagctgctgtgcaagTGAAACTGAGGTGTGTTTTCCCTGCCAGCCGCCCCTCCTGTTCCTGATTCTATTTTCCCGTTGCAACAGGGTGAGCGAGGAATCCCAGGGAGAAAAGGAGCCAAAGGGCAGAAGGGGGAACCTGGCCCTCCCGGACTGGATCAGCCCTGCCCCGTGGTACGTCGTTTATTCTGCTCATCCTTGGCGTGCGTGGCAGGGACTGTGAGTGGCTGTGGCTTTGCAGCCAGGGAAAGCGAGGGAGGATTTGGTAGATCTTTATTTCGCAGTAAATCAGAGCAGATGGTtattgttttctcacttttcttaATGGTTTGTTTTATCTGCACTGCTGGAAGTTCCCTGCTCACTGTAAGGGCTCCTCACTGGCCAGATGGGAACAAGCCACAGCAGTAAAACTAAAGAATCTTTGTGCAGAGACCTTCTTATTGTAGTCGGGAACAATGGGCTTCAGTAATGCTCTTCAGGAGATAGCGTACCCTGGTGAAGCTGCCTGCACTGGAATACGTTTGCAGTTGGGGAGGAACTTGAGGCACAGGACAGGGGGCGATCCGAAAGCAAGGTCGGCTCTCCATCCCGGCTCCCACACCAAGCAGGGATgaagctggctgcagctctcccGTGTGGGGAAGCGGGTTGGTGTTGATAGCATCTTAATACTGCCAGAGCGATGTGATGTATGAGCTCCTCAGGCTGCCAAAAAGTGCCTCTGGGAGCACAGACCTCCCGTGTTTCTCAGCCTGAGACAGCAGCTCGCGCCTCAGATCTGTCCTTTCTCAGACACATCCCGGGCCACCGTCACACAGCGTGCAGGCAAAAAGGCTTTCCAGAAACCTTCCTCCAGGTCTGTGCAAGGTGGATTGCTCCACAATGTCTCAAATCTTTGATGCGGCCCAGAACAAAATCTGCAGTGATTATCTGGCCTGCTACAATCCACCTCCTTTTCATTCCTGCTCTTCATTTAATGACATGCACAGCCGTGGCAATCGGAGCTGCCGTGCAGCTCCTGTACCAGCAGCCGTGTCCCTCGCTCAGTGTACTGAATTTTGCTTGGAGACTGAATGAGAACTACCGTTATTTGTTTCTGACGGATCACCTTTCTTCACTTAACACGCTGGATGATTTAACCCTCATCTTTTTCCCTGCGCTGTTCAAATGCGAACCCCTGGCCCGCCGCAGGAGATATTTCCCAGATGAGGCTGTGTGTGTCTGCTCCCCACCACGCAGCGCCTCTGTCGACTTGCTGTGTCATCAGAAACGGGCGTGCGAAGCCCTGACAAagtgctttcctttctgctcaCACACTGATGTCTGCTCAGTGACTCCGGGGTCGTTCTCAGCGAGCggttctgtttgtttctgcacAGGGAGACCGTAGCATTTCGGGCAGCCAAGGGGAGCCAGGCTTGCCAGGCCTGGCCGGGGTGAGCGTGCCCTGCCCGTTGGTACAGTACCTGCTCTTTGCCTTCCTTGCATGGCTCGTGtgtgctcctgctgtgcttgAGCCCTGTCCTCAGGAGTGAACCCTCCAGGGAGATCGAGCAGCGCTTTGCTTTGGTACTTGTAGGACACCGAAGCGTTGTGCCTTCTTCCCACAGTTAAAATGCCTTCAGACAAGGAGCCAGGGGAGTCCACCCTTCCCAACAGTACAGAAATTCGGTTCTCGTTTCTCTCTACCCATGGCCCAGCCTCTCCTCGTGCCCGTGCTTCTGCAGCCCCGCACGTCAGGCTCCCGGCTGAGTTTTGCAAGGCTGTCCCCGTGGGTGCTGCGAACCtgcgcagcagggctggaggaggtcACTGGCACCTGAGGCATCAAAAAGGcgtttgctgtggtgtttgctGTGCCAGCTCCGTGCTGCAGAGCTCGGGTTGAAGTCCACCGATTATGCAGAGGTTCACGCTCTGCTCCCTGATCCAGAGGGTTCTGCATGACTAGCTAAACGAggtcattgttttattttcatttttttaaccataGAAAATGCTGCATGCTAGATGATTTGCAGTTGtcttcagagaaacaaaagggCAGTAAGCTGTCTCTCTTTCAAAAAGTTAAATTACTTTCATATGTGTCAAAGAAACCAATGATTAGCAGCAGGCCTGCTCCAGCTCTTCGTATTTACTCCCCGGAGATGTTCTATTTACTAAGCATGTCCCGTCTGAACTACAGAGCACACGAGACCCATCTATGCTGCCGGTGCAGAAGGTGgcttctcctgcaggcagctggttaATGTGGCTCGTGTACGTGTGGGCTCCCCGCGTGTCGGCTTCGTCCTCAGCGTggccgggggctgctggctTCTTGGTGACTGCTTTCGGTCCAGGAGCGCGAGCGTGAGCCTCACACGTGGTTTGGGAAGCGCTCTGTGAGCTGAGTCCTTTTGGGATCACTCGAGTGAAACGTGGTAGAAACGTGTGGAGCCTGATGGCCAAATGAGGATTTGGAGTGcgtgggagggagaaaaggccCAGGGCATCGTCAGCCCTGTGAGGGTCGGTGTCCTGGGGGGCTCTGACAGCAGCCCAGGGCTTCCCTGGGGGCAACACCTGCTCTGCGTGTTGTCCCCGTTAGCCTACACCCCAACTACTCTGACAAATGCACGTGTTGCacattttttgtctctttttatcATCACAGACCA
Coding sequences within:
- the COL23A1 gene encoding collagen alpha-1(XXIII) chain, whose product is MSAAGGAGTAAGTATSALCLLLSLTAVAVCLLLGAKTAELQGRLAALEERGAAGPGPLLEALQPRLEQLLREKLGEGLAKLRTAREAPSDCMCPPGPPGRRGKPGRRGEPGPAGPLGLDGKPGPPGPKGEKGEAGDIGPRGFKGDPGEDGLMGARGPPGLKGEPGMQGKKGDDGIPGEPGLMGSKGEKGSPGLQGENGTDGAPGPKGEPGEKGGIGSIGPRGPPGLKGEQGDTVVIDYDGRILDALKGSPGPPGPPGPPGAPGPKGELGLPGPPGLDGEKGPKGAKGDQGSAGIAGQKGETGEMGLSGPPGADGPKGDKGDTGSPCLQNNHIIPEPGPPGLPGPMGPPGIQGPKGLDGAKGEKGDSGEKGEHGDPGPAGLPGAPGLIGLPGTKGEKGKPGEPGLDGFPGLRGEKGEKSERGEKGERGIPGRKGAKGQKGEPGPPGLDQPCPVGPDGLPVAGCWHK